In one Pseudomonas sp. 31-12 genomic region, the following are encoded:
- a CDS encoding CS1 type fimbrial major subunit, giving the protein MFKKLAIAVPMTLLALSASMAFAAEQTRSSINISANIPTYDFHAQPVDPNFGKDEKMAWNVVSETLSPLRATYDIRHTLGSVHAYMEGGPQPLFNGINNIPLYYTFNGVTLTASSKEVVSDAASNGGMRADLVITAGPPANGQTGLYTANPVVIFDAVPRI; this is encoded by the coding sequence ATGTTCAAGAAGCTTGCAATCGCCGTTCCGATGACCCTCCTGGCCCTCAGCGCTTCGATGGCGTTCGCTGCGGAACAAACGCGTTCGTCCATCAACATCAGCGCTAATATCCCCACCTATGATTTTCACGCCCAACCGGTGGATCCCAACTTCGGTAAAGATGAAAAAATGGCCTGGAACGTGGTATCTGAGACCTTGAGCCCGCTGCGTGCGACTTACGATATCCGCCACACTCTCGGTTCGGTCCATGCGTATATGGAAGGTGGTCCGCAACCGCTGTTCAACGGCATCAACAACATTCCGCTGTACTACACCTTCAACGGCGTAACCTTGACCGCTTCTTCCAAAGAAGTGGTCAGCGATGCTGCATCCAACGGGGGTATGCGGGCTGATCTGGTGATTACTGCCGGCCCGCCTGCTAACGGTCAGACAGGTCTTTACACGGCCAATCCAGTCGTGATCTTCGATGCCGTTCCGCGCATCTAA
- a CDS encoding PadR family transcriptional regulator — MRDHHSHRDHGDSRDGFEKRPGPGRERGGRGPRVFAPGDLKLLLLALIAEQPCHGYDLIRQIESMFDGAYSPSPGVIYPTLTFLEESEMILGDAEGGKKRYSITDAGRLSLTDQAIALDGVRMRIEVSKRSLRGHDRPAEIHEAVHNLRHALQMHHGRWSPEEILRVRDLLNNTAKAIVDGPAIPPVQEQAE, encoded by the coding sequence ATGAGAGACCATCATTCCCATCGAGACCACGGCGACAGCCGCGACGGTTTCGAAAAACGTCCTGGCCCCGGTCGCGAACGCGGCGGTCGTGGCCCGCGCGTATTTGCCCCTGGCGACCTGAAACTGCTGCTACTGGCGTTGATCGCCGAACAGCCTTGCCACGGTTATGACCTGATCCGCCAGATCGAAAGCATGTTCGACGGCGCCTACAGCCCCAGCCCCGGCGTGATCTACCCGACCCTGACCTTTCTCGAAGAAAGCGAAATGATCCTGGGCGATGCCGAGGGCGGCAAAAAGCGCTACAGCATCACCGACGCCGGACGTCTGTCGTTGACGGACCAGGCCATTGCGCTGGACGGCGTGCGGATGCGCATCGAGGTCAGCAAGCGCTCATTGCGCGGCCATGATCGTCCCGCCGAGATCCACGAGGCGGTGCATAACTTGCGTCACGCCTTGCAGATGCACCACGGCCGCTGGAGCCCGGAAGAAATCCTGCGGGTGCGCGACCTGCTCAACAACACCGCCAAAGCCATCGTCGACGGCCCCGCCATTCCACCCGTTCAGGAGCAAGCCGAATGA
- a CDS encoding siderophore-interacting protein, protein MTEVVHTIHRVMHEIKRRRLQVLRVVDLTPRMRRITLGGPELAGFVSLGTDDHVKLLFPQNAAEHAALETLVLGAGKDNGPMPAMRDYTPRRYDLDTLELDIDFVLHGDGPAATWAEQAQPGQFLHIGGPRGSMIVPDMFDSYLLIGDETALPAIARRLEGLPANRRALVIVEVENGAEQQRLESAAQVNVIWVLRDGGKDNLLTTVKQLQVPGGNLYAWVATETKVSRQIRRVLLDEHGLNEQFVKAVGYWRADGSDEE, encoded by the coding sequence ATGACTGAAGTTGTGCACACCATTCACCGCGTCATGCATGAAATCAAACGCCGTCGCCTGCAAGTGCTGCGCGTGGTCGACCTGACGCCGCGGATGCGCCGGATCACCCTGGGCGGCCCGGAGCTGGCCGGTTTCGTCAGCCTGGGCACGGACGACCACGTCAAACTGCTGTTCCCACAGAACGCGGCGGAACACGCGGCGCTGGAAACTCTGGTGCTCGGCGCAGGCAAAGACAACGGCCCCATGCCGGCGATGCGCGATTACACGCCCCGTCGTTATGACCTCGACACGCTGGAACTGGACATCGACTTTGTGTTGCACGGTGACGGCCCTGCCGCGACATGGGCCGAGCAGGCCCAACCCGGCCAGTTCCTGCACATCGGCGGGCCACGCGGCTCGATGATCGTGCCGGACATGTTCGACAGCTACCTGCTGATCGGAGACGAAACCGCCCTGCCCGCCATCGCCCGCCGCCTCGAAGGTTTGCCGGCCAATCGGCGTGCGCTGGTGATTGTGGAAGTGGAAAACGGCGCAGAGCAGCAACGCCTGGAAAGCGCCGCGCAGGTCAATGTGATCTGGGTGTTGCGTGACGGTGGCAAAGACAATTTGCTGACCACCGTGAAGCAGCTGCAAGTGCCCGGCGGCAATCTGTATGCGTGGGTGGCGACCGAGACCAAGGTGTCACGGCAGATTCGTCGGGTGCTGCTTGATGAGCATGGTCTGAATGAGCAATTCGTCAAAGCCGTGGGTTACTGGCGGGCGGATGGCAGCGACGAAGAGTGA
- a CDS encoding Pr6Pr family membrane protein: protein MVNLSTPGSAARRRFVAVAAVLGWAGLAIQLYLILYSRWALEASLIGGLLSFFSYFTVLTNTLVATVLTCEWTSRESAARRWFLQPWVSSAIAVSIVVVGLAYSLLLRHLWHPEGWQLLADELMHDVMPLLFLAYWWWCVPKGTLRLRHIGLWVIYPLVYFAYSLLRGHELAVYPYPFIDVGTLGYPQVFLNAGGLLVGFILISLVLIGLDRWRPGQK, encoded by the coding sequence ATGGTCAACCTGTCGACACCAGGTTCTGCCGCGAGGCGTCGTTTTGTGGCGGTGGCGGCGGTGCTGGGTTGGGCGGGGCTGGCCATTCAGCTGTACCTGATTCTGTACTCACGCTGGGCACTGGAAGCGAGCTTGATCGGTGGGCTGCTGAGCTTTTTCAGCTACTTCACCGTGCTGACCAATACGCTGGTGGCGACCGTGTTGACCTGTGAATGGACGTCCCGTGAGTCGGCGGCGCGACGCTGGTTCTTGCAGCCGTGGGTCAGCAGCGCGATTGCCGTGAGCATCGTGGTCGTCGGCCTGGCGTACAGCCTGTTGTTGCGCCACTTGTGGCATCCCGAAGGCTGGCAGTTGCTGGCCGATGAGTTGATGCACGACGTCATGCCGCTGCTGTTTCTGGCGTACTGGTGGTGGTGCGTGCCCAAAGGCACCTTGCGCCTGCGGCATATCGGGTTGTGGGTGATCTATCCGCTGGTGTATTTCGCCTATTCATTGCTGCGTGGGCATGAATTGGCGGTTTATCCCTATCCGTTCATTGACGTCGGCACGCTGGGTTATCCACAGGTGTTTTTGAATGCGGGGGGATTGTTGGTTGGGTTTATCCTCATTTCACTCGTATTAATCGGGCTGGATCGGTGGCGCCCGGGCCAAAAGTGA
- a CDS encoding VF530 family DNA-binding protein, with amino-acid sequence MTEQNNNPLHGVTLEQILNALVEHYEWSGLAERIDIRCFKSDPSIKSSLTFLRKTPWAREKVERLYVKLMRTKRPL; translated from the coding sequence ATGACCGAACAGAACAACAACCCGCTGCACGGCGTGACGCTGGAGCAAATCCTCAACGCCCTGGTTGAACATTACGAATGGTCGGGGCTGGCCGAGCGTATTGATATCCGCTGCTTTAAAAGTGACCCGAGCATCAAGTCGAGCCTGACCTTCCTGCGTAAAACCCCATGGGCGCGGGAGAAGGTCGAACGCTTGTACGTGAAGCTGATGCGCACCAAGCGCCCGCTCTGA
- a CDS encoding carbohydrate porin, with the protein MPDFPTPRDSAVCTAIASRKALNLIGGFTALGLATCTQAAPAFDSESPWMLGDWNGTRTELSEKGYDFKVDYTGEMGSNLHGGYDHDRTARYSDQFGFGTHLDLQKILGWDDAEFQLTITERSGNNISNDRINDPRVGGFTSAQEVWGRGQTWRLTQMWYQQKFFDQKLDIKVGRFGEGEDFNSFPCDFQNLAFCGSQVGNWVGGIWYNWPVSQWAMRVKYHLTPELYAQIGAYEQNPSNLDRGNGFKLSGSGTQGAILPVELVWSPKLNGLPGEYRAGYYYSNAKATDAYKDSNGQPAALSGEAYRSASSKHGVWLGVQQQITSRASDNSRGLSVFANGTMHDKKTNAIDNYVQAGVVYKGLFDARAKDDIGFALARVHVNPAYRKNAEATNQARAVFDYDDPSFLPPQDTEYSAELYYGVHVTNWLTVRPNLQYIRHPGGVDKVDDALIGGIKIQSSF; encoded by the coding sequence ATGCCTGATTTCCCAACTCCGCGAGACAGCGCTGTCTGCACCGCTATTGCCAGCCGAAAAGCCCTGAACCTGATCGGTGGGTTCACCGCCCTGGGCCTTGCAACCTGCACCCAGGCCGCTCCCGCCTTCGATAGCGAATCGCCCTGGATGCTCGGCGACTGGAACGGCACGCGCACCGAACTTTCGGAAAAAGGCTACGACTTCAAAGTCGATTACACCGGCGAAATGGGCAGCAATCTGCACGGCGGCTACGACCACGATCGCACCGCGCGCTACAGCGACCAGTTTGGGTTCGGCACACATCTGGATTTGCAGAAAATCCTCGGCTGGGACGACGCCGAATTTCAGTTGACGATCACCGAGCGCAGCGGCAACAACATCAGCAACGACCGGATCAACGACCCGCGTGTGGGCGGTTTCACTTCCGCCCAGGAAGTCTGGGGCCGTGGGCAAACCTGGCGCCTGACGCAGATGTGGTATCAGCAGAAATTCTTCGACCAGAAGCTCGACATCAAGGTCGGCCGCTTTGGCGAAGGCGAGGACTTCAACAGCTTCCCGTGCGACTTCCAGAACCTGGCGTTCTGCGGTTCCCAGGTCGGCAACTGGGTCGGCGGCATCTGGTACAACTGGCCGGTCAGCCAGTGGGCGATGCGCGTGAAATATCACCTGACGCCAGAGCTGTATGCGCAAATCGGCGCGTATGAGCAGAACCCGTCGAACCTCGATCGCGGCAACGGCTTCAAGCTCAGCGGCAGCGGCACTCAGGGCGCGATTTTACCGGTGGAGCTGGTGTGGTCACCGAAGCTCAACGGCCTGCCGGGTGAATACCGCGCCGGTTACTACTACAGCAACGCCAAGGCCACCGATGCCTACAAGGACAGCAATGGTCAGCCCGCCGCCCTGAGCGGTGAGGCTTACCGCAGCGCGTCGAGCAAGCACGGCGTGTGGCTGGGCGTGCAGCAGCAAATCACCAGCCGTGCCAGCGACAATTCTCGCGGTTTGAGCGTGTTCGCCAACGGCACGATGCACGACAAGAAGACCAACGCCATCGACAACTATGTCCAGGCCGGCGTCGTCTACAAAGGCCTGTTCGATGCACGCGCCAAGGACGACATCGGCTTTGCCCTCGCCCGGGTCCACGTCAACCCGGCCTATCGCAAGAACGCCGAGGCGACCAACCAGGCTCGCGCCGTCTTCGATTACGACGATCCCTCGTTCCTGCCACCCCAGGACACCGAATACAGCGCTGAACTCTATTACGGCGTGCACGTCACGAACTGGCTGACCGTGCGCCCGAACCTGCAATACATCCGCCACCCCGGTGGCGTGGACAAGGTCGATGACGCGTTGATTGGCGGAATAAAAATCCAGTCATCCTTCTAA
- a CDS encoding glucose/quinate/shikimate family membrane-bound PQQ-dependent dehydrogenase → MSTDGALSRSRLLPTLLGILLLLMGLAMLAGGIKLSMLGGSLYYLLAGIGLTLTGVLLILARCAALGLYALVLFASTVWALWEVGLDWWQLVPRLAMLFALGLVMLLPWFRRPLLITGPAPMGTGALSVAVVLAGVTALASQFTNPGEIKGELDRDSVPGMTNTAPAMPDGDWNSYGRSAHGDRYSPLAQITPQNANKLVPAWTYRTGDLPGPNDPGETTAENTPLKVNGMLYVCTPHSQVIALDPDTGKEIWRFDPKLSTQNAANFKGWAHMTCRGVTYHDDAAYASEQSPTGTASPAPVSTVCPRRIFLPTADTRLIALDADTGKMCEDFGNKGQVDLTANIGGFNAGGYYSTSPPAVTKDLVVIGGHVTDNVSTDEPSGVIRAFDVHTGKLVWNWDSGNPDDTTPIAEGQVYTRNSPNMWSMFAVDEKLGMLYLPMGNQTPDQFGGDRTPESELHAAGLTALDIATGQVRWHMQFTHHDLWDMDVGGQPTLMDLKTADGVKPAVLASTKQGSIYVLDRSTGKPIVPINEVPVPQGAVEGDHTSPTQPKSDLNLMPPPLQERDMWGVTPFDQLICRIDFKSMRYDGPFTPPSLQGSIVYPGNFGVFDWGGISVDPVRQIAFMNPDYMAFKSKMIPAAEIAAQGPRKSETEGVQPNKGAPYGVVLEPLLSPVGLPCQAPAWGYVTAVDLTTSKIIWKHKNGTVRDSSPVPIPLSMGVPSLGGTFVTAGGVGFLSGTLDQYLRAYDVKNGKQLWEGRLPAGAQTTPMTYTGKDGKQYVLVVAGGHGSLGTKQGDYVIAYKLSE, encoded by the coding sequence ATGAGCACTGATGGTGCTTTGAGTCGAAGCCGTCTGTTGCCGACCCTGCTCGGCATTCTGCTTCTGCTAATGGGCCTGGCCATGCTGGCCGGCGGGATCAAGCTGAGCATGCTCGGCGGCTCGCTGTATTACCTGCTGGCCGGTATCGGCCTGACGCTGACCGGCGTGCTGCTGATCCTGGCCCGCTGCGCTGCGCTGGGCCTTTATGCATTGGTGCTGTTTGCCAGTACCGTGTGGGCCTTGTGGGAAGTCGGCCTCGATTGGTGGCAACTGGTGCCGCGTCTGGCGATGCTGTTTGCGCTGGGCCTCGTCATGTTGCTGCCGTGGTTCCGCCGTCCGCTGCTGATCACCGGCCCTGCGCCGATGGGCACTGGCGCGTTGAGCGTGGCCGTGGTGCTCGCTGGCGTTACCGCGCTGGCCAGCCAGTTCACCAACCCGGGTGAAATCAAAGGCGAACTGGACCGCGACAGCGTGCCGGGCATGACCAACACCGCCCCGGCCATGCCCGACGGTGACTGGAATTCCTACGGCCGTAGCGCCCACGGTGATCGTTACTCGCCACTGGCGCAGATCACCCCGCAGAACGCGAACAAACTGGTTCCCGCCTGGACCTACCGCACAGGCGACCTGCCTGGGCCGAACGACCCGGGCGAAACCACGGCCGAAAACACCCCGCTGAAAGTCAACGGCATGCTCTACGTCTGCACGCCGCACAGCCAGGTGATCGCCCTTGACCCGGACACCGGCAAGGAAATCTGGCGGTTCGATCCGAAGCTCTCGACGCAAAACGCGGCGAACTTCAAGGGTTGGGCGCACATGACCTGCCGTGGCGTGACCTATCACGATGACGCCGCTTACGCGTCCGAGCAAAGCCCGACCGGCACCGCCAGTCCTGCGCCGGTCAGCACGGTCTGCCCGCGCCGGATCTTCCTGCCGACCGCCGACACCCGTCTGATCGCCCTCGACGCCGACACCGGCAAGATGTGCGAAGACTTCGGCAACAAAGGCCAGGTCGACTTGACCGCCAACATCGGCGGCTTCAACGCCGGCGGTTACTACTCCACCTCGCCTCCAGCGGTCACTAAAGACCTGGTGGTGATTGGCGGCCACGTCACCGACAACGTTTCCACCGACGAACCCAGCGGCGTGATCCGCGCGTTCGACGTGCACACCGGCAAACTGGTGTGGAACTGGGACAGCGGCAACCCGGACGACACCACGCCGATTGCCGAAGGCCAGGTCTACACCCGCAACTCGCCGAACATGTGGTCCATGTTCGCCGTCGACGAAAAACTCGGCATGCTCTACCTGCCGATGGGCAACCAGACCCCGGACCAGTTCGGTGGCGATCGCACACCTGAATCGGAGCTGCACGCCGCCGGCCTGACCGCCCTCGACATCGCAACCGGCCAGGTCCGCTGGCACATGCAGTTCACCCACCATGACCTGTGGGACATGGACGTCGGTGGCCAGCCAACCCTGATGGACCTGAAAACCGCTGACGGCGTGAAGCCAGCGGTGCTCGCGTCCACCAAGCAAGGCAGCATCTACGTGCTGGACCGCAGCACCGGCAAGCCGATCGTGCCGATCAACGAAGTGCCGGTGCCACAAGGCGCTGTCGAAGGTGATCACACCTCGCCGACCCAACCAAAGTCCGACCTCAACCTGATGCCGCCGCCGCTGCAAGAGCGCGACATGTGGGGCGTGACCCCGTTCGACCAACTGATCTGCCGGATCGACTTCAAATCCATGCGCTACGACGGCCCGTTCACGCCGCCATCGCTGCAGGGTTCGATCGTTTACCCCGGCAACTTCGGTGTGTTCGACTGGGGCGGCATCTCGGTTGACCCGGTGCGTCAGATCGCTTTCATGAACCCGGACTACATGGCGTTCAAATCGAAAATGATCCCGGCCGCCGAAATCGCCGCCCAAGGCCCGCGCAAAAGCGAAACCGAAGGCGTGCAGCCGAACAAAGGCGCGCCATACGGCGTCGTCCTCGAACCCTTGCTCTCGCCTGTGGGCCTGCCATGCCAGGCACCTGCCTGGGGTTACGTGACAGCGGTCGACCTGACCACCAGCAAAATCATCTGGAAACACAAAAACGGCACCGTGCGCGACAGCTCACCAGTGCCGATCCCGCTGAGCATGGGCGTGCCTAGCCTGGGCGGTACCTTCGTCACAGCTGGCGGCGTTGGCTTCCTGAGCGGCACCCTCGACCAGTACCTGCGCGCCTACGACGTGAAAAACGGCAAGCAGTTGTGGGAAGGTCGCCTGCCAGCAGGTGCACAAACCACACCGATGACTTACACCGGCAAGGACGGCAAGCAATACGTGCTCGTCGTGGCTGGCGGTCATGGGTCGCTGGGCACCAAGCAGGGTGACTATGTGATTGCGTACAAACTGTCCGAGTAA
- a CDS encoding DUF6124 family protein, whose protein sequence is MFKETPNPPQTDDVSPYESLDSKKLNDAAERALDHYLNPAALKSPATRKPSTMFLIAPDIKDEDLLAHTCESLAQASVMASDFAAYLEGPHRHKAMAIQQIVMLAELAANRMLDNVAIPKPAPHS, encoded by the coding sequence ATGTTCAAAGAAACCCCGAATCCGCCACAAACCGACGACGTTTCCCCCTACGAATCCCTCGATTCCAAAAAACTCAACGACGCCGCCGAACGCGCGCTGGATCACTACCTCAATCCCGCCGCCCTCAAATCCCCCGCTACCCGCAAACCCAGCACGATGTTTTTGATTGCGCCGGATATCAAAGACGAAGACCTGCTGGCCCATACCTGCGAATCGTTGGCCCAGGCCAGTGTGATGGCGAGTGATTTCGCGGCCTATCTGGAAGGACCGCACCGGCACAAGGCGATGGCCATTCAACAGATCGTCATGCTGGCCGAGCTGGCAGCAAACCGGATGCTCGATAACGTCGCTATACCAAAACCTGCGCCGCACAGCTGA
- the lon gene encoding endopeptidase La, with amino-acid sequence MSDQQEFPEDPSEYADPENAEHHSTGKGLALPGQNLPDKVYIIPIHNRPFFPAQVLPVIVNEEPWAETLDLVSKSDHHSLALFYMDTPQEDPRHFDTSALPLYGTLVKVHHASRENGKLQFVAQGLTRVRIRTWLKHHRPPYLVEVEYPHQPTEPTDEVKAYGMALINAIKELLPLNPLYSEELKNYLNRFSPNDPSPLTDFAAALTSATGNELQEVLDCVPMLKRMEKVLPMLRKEVEVARLQKEISAEVNRKIGEHQREFFLKEQLKVIQQELGLTKDDRSADIEQFEQRLEGKVLPAQAQKRVEEEMNKLSILETGSPEYAVTRNYLDWATSVPWGVYGEDKLDLKHARKVLDKHHAGLDDIKDRILEFLAVGAYKGEISGSIVLLVGPPGVGKTSVGKSIAESLGRPFYRFSLGGMRDEAEIKGHRRTYIGAQPGKLVQALKDVEVMNPVIMLDEIDKMGQSYQGDPASALLETLDPEQNVEFLDHYLDLRLDLSKVLFVCTANTLDSIPGPLLDRMEVIRLSGYITEEKIAIAKRHLWPKQLEKAGVSKGSLSISDSALKALIDGYAREAGVRHLEKELGKLVRKAVVKLIDEPKAVIKIGPKDLEASLGHPVFRNEQVLSGTGVITGLAWTSMGGATLPIEATRIHTLNRGFKLTGQLGDVMKESAEIAYSYVSSNLKSFGGDPKFFDEAFVHLHVPEGATPKDGPSAGVTMASALLSLARNQAPKRGIAMTGELTLTGHVLPIGGVREKVIAARRQKIFELILPEPNRGSFDELPDYLKEGITVHFAKRFADVAKILF; translated from the coding sequence ATGAGCGACCAGCAAGAATTCCCCGAAGACCCGAGCGAATACGCCGACCCAGAGAACGCCGAACACCATTCCACCGGCAAAGGCCTCGCCCTGCCCGGCCAGAACCTGCCGGACAAGGTCTACATCATCCCGATCCACAACCGCCCGTTCTTCCCGGCCCAAGTGCTGCCGGTCATCGTCAATGAAGAACCGTGGGCCGAAACCCTCGACCTGGTCAGCAAATCCGATCACCACTCCCTGGCCCTGTTCTACATGGACACGCCCCAGGAAGATCCGCGCCATTTTGACACCTCGGCCCTGCCACTGTACGGCACGCTGGTCAAGGTGCACCACGCCAGTCGCGAAAACGGCAAACTACAATTCGTCGCCCAAGGGCTGACCCGCGTGCGCATTCGCACCTGGCTCAAACACCATCGCCCGCCATACCTGGTGGAAGTCGAATACCCGCACCAGCCCACCGAGCCGACCGACGAGGTCAAGGCCTACGGCATGGCGCTGATCAACGCGATCAAGGAACTGCTGCCGCTCAACCCGCTGTACAGCGAAGAGCTGAAAAACTATCTCAACCGCTTCAGCCCCAACGATCCGTCGCCGCTGACCGACTTCGCCGCTGCCCTGACCTCGGCCACCGGCAACGAGCTGCAAGAAGTGCTCGACTGCGTGCCCATGCTCAAGCGCATGGAAAAAGTCCTGCCGATGCTGCGCAAGGAAGTCGAAGTCGCGCGGTTGCAGAAAGAGATTTCCGCCGAAGTTAACCGCAAGATCGGCGAGCATCAGCGCGAGTTCTTCCTCAAGGAACAACTCAAGGTCATCCAGCAAGAGCTGGGGCTGACCAAAGACGACCGCAGCGCCGACATCGAGCAGTTCGAGCAGCGCCTGGAAGGCAAAGTCCTGCCGGCCCAAGCGCAAAAACGCGTCGAAGAGGAAATGAACAAGCTGTCGATCCTCGAGACCGGTTCGCCGGAGTACGCGGTCACCCGCAACTACCTCGACTGGGCGACCTCGGTGCCGTGGGGCGTGTACGGCGAGGACAAACTCGACCTCAAGCACGCGCGCAAGGTGCTCGACAAACACCACGCCGGCCTCGACGACATCAAGGACCGCATCCTCGAATTCCTCGCGGTCGGTGCCTACAAAGGTGAGATCAGCGGCTCCATCGTGCTGCTGGTCGGCCCGCCGGGCGTGGGTAAAACCAGCGTCGGCAAATCCATTGCCGAATCCCTCGGTCGGCCGTTTTACCGCTTCAGCCTCGGCGGCATGCGCGACGAAGCCGAGATCAAGGGCCACCGCCGCACCTACATTGGCGCACAGCCGGGCAAACTCGTCCAAGCGTTGAAAGACGTCGAAGTGATGAACCCGGTGATCATGCTCGACGAGATCGACAAGATGGGCCAAAGCTACCAGGGCGACCCGGCCTCGGCGCTGCTGGAAACCCTCGACCCGGAACAGAACGTCGAATTCCTCGACCACTACCTGGACCTGCGTCTGGACCTGTCGAAAGTGCTGTTCGTCTGCACCGCCAACACCCTGGATTCGATTCCCGGCCCCTTGCTGGACCGGATGGAAGTGATTCGCCTGTCGGGTTACATCACCGAAGAAAAAATCGCCATCGCCAAGCGTCACCTGTGGCCCAAGCAACTTGAGAAGGCAGGCGTGTCCAAAGGCAGCCTGAGCATCAGCGACAGCGCCTTGAAAGCCTTGATCGATGGTTACGCCCGCGAAGCCGGGGTGCGCCACTTGGAAAAAGAACTGGGAAAACTGGTGCGCAAAGCCGTGGTGAAGTTGATCGACGAGCCGAAAGCGGTGATCAAAATCGGTCCGAAAGACCTCGAAGCCTCGCTCGGCCATCCAGTGTTCCGCAACGAGCAAGTGCTGTCCGGCACCGGCGTCATCACCGGCCTGGCCTGGACCAGCATGGGCGGCGCCACTTTGCCGATCGAAGCCACGCGCATCCACACCTTGAACCGAGGCTTCAAACTCACAGGGCAATTGGGCGATGTGATGAAAGAGTCGGCGGAAATCGCCTACAGCTACGTCAGTTCAAACCTGAAATCGTTTGGCGGCGATCCGAAGTTCTTCGACGAAGCCTTCGTCCACCTGCACGTCCCGGAAGGCGCCACTCCGAAAGACGGCCCGAGCGCCGGCGTGACCATGGCCAGCGCCCTGCTCTCGCTCGCCCGCAACCAGGCGCCGAAAAGAGGCATCGCCATGACCGGCGAACTGACCCTGACCGGACATGTCCTGCCGATTGGCGGGGTGCGTGAAAAAGTGATCGCGGCGCGGCGGCAGAAGATCTTTGAGTTGATCCTGCCGGAGCCGAACCGAGGGAGCTTTGATGAACTGCCGGACTATCTGAAGGAAGGGATTACCGTGCACTTTGCCAAGCGGTTTGCGGATGTGGCGAAGATTCTGTTCTGA
- a CDS encoding protease inhibitor I42 family protein, producing MSPTRLFVPLALSLLAACATQPKQNVTVEKQGECPLQMRNGQILILTLPSNPTTGYRWAIQDSAGGVLHALSPEVYSNPEDAGIVGSAGISTWRFQAFTAGTGRLRLTYSQPWAPEVPAVKTFDCPIAVN from the coding sequence ATGTCCCCCACCCGCCTGTTTGTCCCCCTCGCCCTCTCCTTGCTGGCCGCCTGCGCCACGCAACCGAAACAGAACGTGACCGTGGAAAAACAAGGCGAATGCCCGCTGCAAATGCGCAACGGACAGATCCTGATCCTGACTCTGCCGAGCAACCCGACCACGGGTTATCGCTGGGCGATCCAGGATTCGGCCGGCGGTGTGCTGCATGCGCTCAGTCCTGAGGTGTACAGCAACCCGGAAGATGCCGGGATCGTCGGCAGCGCCGGGATTTCGACTTGGCGCTTTCAGGCGTTCACTGCCGGTACGGGCCGTTTGCGTCTGACCTATTCACAGCCTTGGGCACCGGAAGTGCCGGCCGTGAAAACCTTCGACTGCCCGATCGCGGTTAACTGA
- a CDS encoding lysoplasmalogenase produces MGWLILALMGAVTFLYGLSVHAALLCLLVKPLPVLALLGWLHDAPPSEYRRWISLGLIFSLLGDVLLAWPGDLFVFGLGAFLVAHLAYLKAYLSDCRRLALLPLIIALGVGAILLGILISNGLGPLLIPVIVYGLAISAMLWRALARLGTDVPKRSALLAAAGAVAFVFSDSVIGINRFVLPFNAAPYVIILSYWLGQWGITASAFSQK; encoded by the coding sequence GTGGGCTGGCTGATTCTGGCGCTGATGGGCGCGGTGACTTTTCTGTACGGCCTGAGCGTGCACGCCGCGCTGCTGTGCCTGCTGGTCAAGCCGTTGCCGGTGTTGGCCTTGCTCGGTTGGTTGCATGACGCACCACCCAGCGAATACCGGCGCTGGATCAGCCTTGGATTGATTTTCTCCCTGCTCGGCGATGTGTTGCTGGCGTGGCCGGGGGATTTGTTTGTGTTTGGTCTCGGGGCTTTTTTGGTCGCCCACCTGGCGTATCTGAAGGCCTACTTGAGTGATTGCCGACGGTTGGCGTTGTTGCCGCTGATCATCGCTTTGGGCGTCGGCGCGATATTGCTGGGGATCTTGATTTCCAATGGGCTGGGTCCGCTGCTCATCCCGGTGATCGTCTACGGTCTGGCCATCAGCGCGATGCTCTGGCGGGCGCTGGCTCGACTCGGCACTGACGTGCCCAAACGCTCGGCGCTGTTGGCAGCGGCTGGCGCCGTGGCGTTTGTGTTTTCGGACAGCGTGATTGGCATCAACCGGTTTGTCTTGCCGTTTAACGCCGCGCCTTACGTGATCATCCTCAGTTACTGGCTGGGGCAATGGGGAATTACAGCGTCGGCGTTCTCCCAAAAATAA